In Allomuricauda ruestringensis DSM 13258, the following proteins share a genomic window:
- a CDS encoding FecCD family ABC transporter permease — protein MQGPRTYRFSFLLLILALILSCLLNISSGSVSIPFADVLSTLFGETPEVASWEYIIWDYRVPKAFTSILVGGGLSSSGLLMQTLFRNPLAGPFVLGISSGASLGAALLLMGASLLAGYTSFSFLGDVSLAIAASIGSFLVLLVVMVVAQRVKDTMALLIIGLMFGSITSAIVSVLAYFSSAENLQRFIFWSFGSVGNLSTGQLLLLLVIVALGILLSILSIKSLNAFLLGEHYAQSLGVSLKKSRLTIIIATGLLAGGITAFAGPIAFVGLAVPHLTRQIFDTMEHKVLIPAVMLYGAILMLLCDTLAQLPNSASVLPINAITSLVGAPVVIWLLVRKRKMMF, from the coding sequence ATGCAAGGTCCAAGGACATACCGGTTTTCCTTCCTGCTGTTGATACTGGCATTGATACTATCCTGTCTCCTCAACATTAGTTCGGGCTCGGTTTCCATTCCATTTGCAGATGTGTTGTCCACTTTGTTTGGCGAAACCCCTGAAGTTGCATCTTGGGAATACATTATCTGGGATTATCGGGTTCCCAAGGCGTTTACCTCCATTTTGGTAGGCGGTGGGCTTTCCTCAAGTGGGCTTTTAATGCAAACCTTGTTCAGGAATCCATTGGCTGGTCCGTTTGTGCTGGGAATTAGTTCTGGAGCCAGTCTGGGTGCCGCTTTACTTTTGATGGGCGCCTCGTTGTTGGCAGGCTACACTTCCTTTTCTTTTTTGGGTGATGTTTCCCTGGCCATTGCTGCAAGTATTGGTAGTTTTTTGGTGCTCTTGGTTGTTATGGTTGTCGCTCAACGTGTAAAAGATACCATGGCTTTGTTGATCATTGGACTGATGTTCGGAAGCATCACCTCCGCCATTGTAAGTGTATTGGCTTATTTTTCAAGTGCCGAAAACCTGCAACGTTTTATCTTTTGGTCCTTTGGAAGTGTGGGCAACCTTTCAACAGGGCAGTTACTTTTATTGCTTGTAATCGTTGCCTTGGGAATTTTGCTCAGCATACTTTCCATAAAATCGTTGAACGCCTTTCTTTTAGGGGAACACTATGCACAAAGTTTGGGAGTTTCCTTAAAAAAATCCAGATTGACCATAATTATCGCTACGGGACTGTTAGCAGGAGGTATAACCGCATTTGCAGGGCCCATTGCTTTTGTTGGACTGGCCGTACCACACCTAACCCGCCAGATTTTTGATACAATGGAACACAAGGTTCTGATTCCCGCCGTAATGCTCTATGGCGCCATTTTAATGCTCCTTTGCGATACTTTGGCGCAGTTGCCCAATTCAGCTAGCGTGTTGCCGATTAATGCCATCACATCCTTGGTTGGGGCCCCTGTAGTGATATGGCTCTTGGTGCGTAAACGAAAAATGATGTTCTAA
- a CDS encoding ABC transporter substrate-binding protein, translating to MTKKQTSILFFGYLLVVLMGCKQAKKSQPVQKQESTSSITHATGFTVKKEADLTIIEVTAAWPGADNFKYALVPKEKLPSITFPQDEYDAIVGTPVEKVVLTSTTHIEPLKQLGELKTIVGFPNTDYISSPEARKLIDSKQIKDLGMNDILNTEMVLELNPELIIGFSINEENKAYHIIERAGIPLVYNGDWVEQTPLGKAEWVKFFAPFFQKEKLGDSIFVEVESSYKQAAALAKKAKSRPTVLTGGLYKDVWYVAGGNSWMAQFLKDANADYLWSNTEETGSIGLSLESVLENAQDAEYWFNPSAETKYSELTEANPHYQQFSAFTNKKVYSNAIEKGETGGLIFYELAPHRPDIVLMDFIKIVHPELLPEHQLQFIKPIK from the coding sequence TTGGATACCTTTTGGTGGTGTTGATGGGTTGCAAGCAAGCAAAAAAATCGCAACCCGTTCAAAAACAAGAATCAACATCCTCCATAACCCATGCAACGGGCTTTACTGTAAAAAAAGAAGCCGATTTAACCATAATTGAAGTCACGGCAGCTTGGCCCGGGGCAGATAACTTTAAATATGCCTTGGTACCAAAAGAAAAATTACCATCGATTACTTTCCCGCAAGATGAATATGATGCCATTGTGGGTACTCCAGTAGAAAAAGTAGTGCTCACTTCAACCACTCACATAGAGCCTTTAAAGCAGCTCGGAGAACTCAAAACTATAGTCGGATTTCCCAACACCGACTACATTTCTTCCCCAGAAGCAAGAAAATTGATAGACAGCAAACAAATCAAAGACCTTGGGATGAATGATATCCTCAATACGGAAATGGTACTCGAACTGAACCCTGAACTCATTATTGGATTCAGTATTAATGAAGAAAACAAGGCGTACCATATTATAGAACGAGCAGGAATACCCTTGGTTTATAATGGCGATTGGGTAGAACAGACACCATTGGGGAAGGCAGAATGGGTCAAGTTCTTTGCACCCTTCTTTCAAAAAGAAAAATTGGGCGATAGCATTTTTGTGGAAGTTGAATCATCCTATAAACAAGCTGCTGCATTGGCCAAAAAAGCAAAATCTAGGCCAACCGTGTTAACTGGTGGATTGTACAAAGATGTCTGGTATGTGGCAGGAGGTAACAGTTGGATGGCCCAGTTCCTGAAAGATGCCAATGCCGATTATCTTTGGTCCAACACGGAAGAAACCGGAAGCATTGGCCTTAGTTTGGAATCGGTTTTGGAAAATGCACAAGATGCTGAATATTGGTTCAATCCATCTGCAGAAACCAAGTATTCCGAATTGACCGAAGCAAATCCCCATTATCAACAATTTTCCGCCTTCACCAATAAAAAAGTGTATTCCAACGCCATTGAAAAAGGTGAGACAGGTGGGCTTATTTTTTACGAGTTGGCACCACACCGCCCAGATATTGTTTTGATGGATTTCATCAAAATAGTACACCCGGAATTATTGCCAGAGCATCAATTGCAATTCATCAAACCAATAAAATAA